AGCTTGGCCTCGGCGCTGACGGGATCGCCTTCCATGGTTTCGAGCGTGAAGTCGGGGTCGCGAAGTTGATCAACCAACGCGTTGAGCGCCCCCGCCGCCGACATTACCCGCTCCAGAGACGGCTGGATGTCAGCCAAGCCCAGTCTTTGGGCCTCTTCCACAAGGATTTCCTGATAGGTGACGATGGCGCGGACCGGCGTGATCAGATCCTGCCAGAGGATAGCAAATCGCGCTCGCCGCTCGAAATCTTGTACCGGCATTTCATTCACTCAAGCGGACTGGCCGCCGACTTAGCTGGCTGCCGCCGTCAGCAGCCGGGACATCTTTTCCAATAGGCGCGGCAACTCGATGGGCTTCGTATCGTAGTCGTCGCAACCGGCCGCCTCTGCCTTCTCCTTGTCGGCGGCCATCGCATGGGCCGTCAACGCGATGATCGGTATCTTTGCTGTCTCCGGATTGGCCTTCAACTGCTGTGTCGCCTGCCAACCATCCAGAACCGGCAGGCTCATATCCATCAAGACGAGATCGGGCTGCTCACTAATGGCCATGGCAACACCAACGGCGCCATCTTCCGCAATGAGAACATCGTAGCCGTTCCGGATCAGGCGACGGGACAGCATATCACGGTTCATCTCATTATCCTCAACCAACAGGATGCGAACCATACTACCTGCTCCCAATCTTCGACTTCACGGCATTCGTCATTGCGGGACTCGTTCCTTCGTCGAAGCGGCCTGACGAGATGCGTCCACCATCGTCCGCAGCGCCGCAATCAATTCTGTTTTCCCGTATGCTCCCTTCTGGAAGACTTCCAGAGCATGGCCACGAAGCCAGTCCTGCTCCTCATGGGTGAGGTCCTTCGAGGTGATCACAAAAACAGGAATATCGCAGCCGTCCGTGTCCTGCTGCATGGCTTGCAGCATCTCGAAGCCATTCATTTCCGGCATGATCAGATCGAGCAAGATCACGGCAGGCCTGAGGCGGCGGAGCTCCGCCAGCCCCTCGGCACCGTTGCCCGCCACTCGCACCGTCCACCCCTGCCGAACAAGCATCCGCCGGAGAACATCCTGCGTCCCTTGGTCGTCGTCCACGATGAGGATGTCCTGGCCTGCTTCGGCCTGGCGGATGCGGCCGAGCACTCGCGCCAGTTCCTGAGGATCAATCGGCTTCGTCAGATGCTCTGCTGCACCAAGGGCGAAACCCATGTCGCGATCGCCGAGGACGGTCACCAGGATCACCGGTATATGCGAGAGATCATCGTCCGCCTTCAGAGCTCGGAGAACACCCCAACCATCCAGGTCCGGCATGATGATGTCCAGAATGATCGCGTCTGGCCGCTTCTCCTTTGCGAGGCGAAGGCCATCGCGCCCTCCCACGGCATTGATGACCTGATACCCCTCTGCCTTGAGAGCACGAGCGATCGCTTCGCGAGAGCTCTTCTCATCGTCGATGATCAACACGGTCGCCGGCTTTTCCTCTGCCGCCAGGTGGGGCTGGTCGCCATCCTTCGATACCTGGGGCGCCGTCGCGGGCAGTTCGATGATGAAGGTCGAACCCGCGCCAGATGTACTTTCAGCACGCACGTCGCCCCCAAGCATCCGGCAGAAGTGCTTGGTTATGGCCAGACCGAGCCCGGTTCCTCCATAGGAATGCGCTGTCGATGCATCCGCTTGCGTGAAGGCCTGG
The window above is part of the Rhodoligotrophos appendicifer genome. Proteins encoded here:
- a CDS encoding response regulator — its product is MVRILLVEDNEMNRDMLSRRLIRNGYDVLIAEDGAVGVAMAISEQPDLVLMDMSLPVLDGWQATQQLKANPETAKIPIIALTAHAMAADKEKAEAAGCDDYDTKPIELPRLLEKMSRLLTAAAS